AAGAACATGGAATTCGGGTATCGTTCATGGACGTCCAGACAGAGCCGCTCGATCTCGGTAAGATAATCTATGGCGCAGGCTGTAACGGCCTCGGCCTTGAAGCCGTAGGATCGTGATAGCACGACATAGCGGTTCGCCTGTTCTTCCGTCGAACGACGCAGCGCTGCCAACTCACTCGCCCCCTTGAAACTTCCCGAGTCCACGGGAGCGACCGATACGAAGATGTACTGCTTGAAGTGAAATCCGAACAGGCGATGGACGTTCAGCAAGAGATGAACGCCTTGCCCGCTGTATCCTTGGACCAGCACGACGGCGGTCGGTTGTGTAGTCGAAAGCGGTTCGTGAGTCACCGTGGCATCACCGAATGGCAAGTCGCCGAGGATGTCGTCGAGCTGCTTCGTTTGCCGTCCGACTCGACGATAGTGGCCGCGGATCAGGAAGCACAAGACTACCACGGCCGCGGTGACCAGAAGCACGAACCAGCCTCCGCGCGCGAATTTCATGGCGGTCATGATGATCAGCAGTGAGGCGCTGACCAGAAATCCAATCCCGCAGATGGCAATCTTTCTAATCCATCGGCGGTCGCTTGTGCGCCGCTGCCACCATAACCTCGACATGCCGAGGAGGGCCAACGTGAAGCCGATGAATACGTTGATCGCATAGATTGCCACGAGCGAACTCAGATGGCCGCCCGAATACACGACGAAAGCAGCGGCGGCAGCCCCCAGAATGAGAATGCCGTTCTGTGTTACCAGCCGTTCCGAAAGATGGCCAAAGCGGTGCGGCAGCCACGAATCTTCCGCCATGCTGGCGAGCACCCGGGGTCCGCCGATGAAACCGGTCTGTGCCGCGACGAACAGCAACAGCGCGGCGGAGACCATCATAATCCCGACCAGCACCGTGCCGATTTTCGTGCCGCCGATAATCCAGTTCTGCGCGATTTGAGAAAACAGCGCGGCGTTGAGCGTCTTGCCTTCTATCGGTTGAACATCAAACAGGAAATAGTT
The DNA window shown above is from bacterium and carries:
- a CDS encoding APC family permease gives rise to the protein MRIRRGLFGRRLNPFDPKVFQHVTLIAFFAWVGMGADGISSANYGPEEAYRALHGFAFLIPVLAILIAATVLIISAAYSQLIEEFPHGGGGYLVASKLLHSNIGPVAGSALVIDYVLTVAVSVVAGVEAVLSLAPPHWSEYRLYAATLTIAFMVWLNLRGVKESVVTLLPIFMVFVVTHVLLVGYGVVSHLGDLPRRVAESRTEAGLALSQFGVVFVLARLLHGFSMGAGTLTGIEAVSNGMLALKEPRVRTGKRTMLYMALSLAYLSAFLLFNYFLFDVQPIEGKTLNAALFSQIAQNWIIGGTKIGTVLVGIMMVSAALLLFVAAQTGFIGGPRVLASMAEDSWLPHRFGHLSERLVTQNGILILGAAAAAFVVYSGGHLSSLVAIYAINVFIGFTLALLGMSRLWWQRRTSDRRWIRKIAICGIGFLVSASLLIIMTAMKFARGGWFVLLVTAAVVVLCFLIRGHYRRVGRQTKQLDDILGDLPFGDATVTHEPLSTTQPTAVVLVQGYSGQGVHLLLNVHRLFGFHFKQYIFVSVAPVDSGSFKGASELAALRRSTEEQANRYVVLSRSYGFKAEAVTACAIDYLTEIERLCLDVHERYPNSMF